One part of the Granulicella arctica genome encodes these proteins:
- a CDS encoding tetratricopeptide repeat protein produces MKRFGWKLGGSLAGALFAVMTMTHPAQTFAQDATASIHGHILNPIGQPVNSGDVKLTTDRASDAKSRKYAYTFPIDASGNYKGTGIKPDNYVVIVFQADKSLDFQDSVVFKTGEDKQVDFDMSRKEYLDKMTPEEKKALEDYKKKNAEVVSANAKIANLNALLTQARADNKSGNYDASVTAMQQATTAKPDEPILWITLADGQLGVADTALKAAKAAGKPATDPDVAQKYNDAIGSYKKAIDLNAASKKPNPETAAAAYNQEGQAYGKMGDAQNASTAYDQAAKTLPANAGMYYFNEAATLYNAGKTTEAGAAADKAIAADPKRADAYYIKGQALIPQASVDPKTQKITAPPGCVEAYQQYLELAPDGPHAQEVKDILTGIGATVKSSYKAGKK; encoded by the coding sequence ATGAAGCGATTTGGATGGAAACTTGGTGGTTCGCTGGCGGGTGCACTTTTTGCAGTCATGACCATGACTCACCCCGCGCAGACCTTCGCGCAGGATGCCACAGCGAGCATTCATGGCCATATTTTGAACCCGATTGGCCAACCGGTTAACAGTGGCGACGTTAAACTGACGACCGATCGTGCCTCGGACGCTAAGAGCCGGAAGTATGCGTATACCTTCCCGATCGACGCGAGCGGCAACTACAAGGGAACGGGCATCAAGCCGGATAACTATGTTGTGATCGTCTTCCAGGCCGACAAGAGCCTGGACTTTCAAGACAGCGTGGTCTTCAAAACCGGTGAGGACAAGCAGGTCGACTTCGACATGAGCCGCAAGGAGTATCTCGACAAGATGACTCCGGAAGAGAAGAAGGCGCTCGAAGACTACAAGAAGAAGAACGCCGAGGTGGTCAGCGCCAACGCAAAGATCGCCAACCTGAATGCCCTGCTGACCCAGGCTCGTGCGGATAACAAATCTGGCAACTACGATGCCTCTGTCACAGCCATGCAGCAAGCCACGACGGCGAAGCCCGATGAACCGATCCTCTGGATCACCCTTGCCGATGGTCAGTTGGGTGTTGCCGATACTGCGCTGAAGGCTGCCAAGGCGGCAGGCAAACCTGCGACCGATCCCGATGTTGCGCAGAAGTACAACGATGCGATTGGCTCCTACAAGAAGGCCATCGATCTGAACGCCGCTTCGAAGAAGCCCAATCCGGAGACGGCCGCTGCGGCCTACAACCAGGAGGGCCAGGCTTACGGGAAGATGGGCGATGCGCAGAATGCGTCCACTGCCTATGACCAGGCTGCGAAGACACTGCCTGCGAACGCCGGCATGTACTACTTCAACGAAGCAGCGACGCTCTACAACGCAGGCAAGACGACGGAGGCGGGAGCGGCAGCAGACAAGGCTATCGCGGCTGATCCGAAGCGTGCCGATGCGTACTACATCAAGGGACAGGCTCTGATTCCGCAGGCTTCGGTCGATCCGAAGACGCAGAAGATCACGGCTCCTCCGGGATGCGTTGAGGCGTATCAGCAGTACCTCGAGCTGGCTCCGGACGGACCGCACGCGCAGGAGGTCAAGGACATTCTGACTGGCATCGGCGCGACGGTGAAGTCGAGCTACAAGGCTGGAAAGAAGTAG
- a CDS encoding putative signal transducing protein produces MDKSLDEFVTVGKFLAPTEAQIAKGLLEAAGIDCILQGENANNMLALAFRARLKVRQRDEEAAIALLEATEGGLYDAGRGGFDA; encoded by the coding sequence GTGGACAAGAGTTTGGATGAGTTCGTAACCGTCGGCAAGTTTCTGGCACCGACCGAGGCCCAGATCGCTAAAGGTCTGCTGGAGGCTGCCGGGATTGACTGCATTCTTCAGGGTGAGAATGCAAACAATATGCTGGCACTGGCCTTTCGGGCACGCCTGAAGGTGAGACAGCGGGATGAAGAGGCTGCCATCGCGCTCCTGGAGGCAACCGAGGGTGGCTTATACGACGCGGGACGCGGGGGGTTCGATGCCTGA
- a CDS encoding VIT1/CCC1 transporter family protein, with protein sequence MHDIARPPHIEGHFESTDVVRDVVIGLSDGLTVPFALAAGLSGVVASAHIVVLAGLAEIAAGSIAMGLGGYLAARGDAEHYASERLREESEIVERVHDEEEEIYEIFEQYSVDRISATPVLEALKRNPKAWVDFMMRFELGLEEPAPNRAHRSALTIAFSYIAGGLVPLLPYMFVQDASSSLRLSVIITLLALALFGALKGKLVGTGWLRSAVQTVTIGGAAAAAAYFLARLLNAHHP encoded by the coding sequence ATGCACGACATTGCCCGACCGCCTCACATCGAAGGCCACTTTGAATCCACCGATGTCGTCCGCGATGTCGTCATCGGCCTCTCCGATGGCCTGACCGTCCCCTTCGCATTGGCCGCGGGCCTCTCCGGAGTCGTCGCCTCCGCACACATCGTCGTCCTCGCCGGACTCGCCGAGATCGCCGCCGGCTCCATCGCCATGGGCCTCGGAGGCTACCTCGCCGCCCGTGGCGACGCCGAGCACTACGCCTCCGAACGTCTCCGCGAAGAGAGCGAGATCGTCGAACGTGTCCACGACGAAGAGGAAGAGATCTACGAGATCTTCGAGCAGTATTCCGTCGACCGCATCAGCGCCACCCCGGTCCTCGAAGCCCTCAAACGCAATCCCAAAGCATGGGTCGACTTCATGATGCGCTTCGAGCTCGGCCTCGAAGAGCCCGCCCCCAACCGCGCCCACCGCTCCGCCCTCACCATCGCTTTCTCCTACATCGCCGGAGGTCTCGTCCCCCTCCTCCCCTATATGTTTGTGCAGGATGCGTCCTCCTCCCTGCGCCTCTCCGTCATCATCACGCTCCTGGCACTAGCCTTGTTCGGCGCACTCAAAGGAAAGCTGGTCGGCACCGGCTGGCTCCGCAGCGCCGTCCAGACCGTCACCATCGGCGGAGCCGCCGCCGCTGCCGCTTACTTCCTCGCCCGTCTCTTAAACGCGCATCACCCGTAA
- a CDS encoding TonB-dependent receptor: protein MRLNWVGSMVVAGITVLAGSVRCAAQTDHPVPNETVQSPAVDAQPTAPVAQGGTIRGTVKAGPVPLPGVSVTATNTLTGKRYATTTDVSGAFAMVIPGNGRYVVKTELAAFASDTKEVLLNAASQNGGKPEQVADFTMQLASRVEAQQAKAAAVGTASTGRGLQSLSVSGADSGLSNASATGGVTGAQMPTLSGIGTGDGAFATDSVTVSGQTGQTNGLATFNEDEIRQRIQDAVAQAQRQGGAAGDMANAVVGMLGGMMGGPGGGFGGGPGGGGGRGGRGGGGGFRGMNPTQPHGAIFYQGSNGALNATTYSLTGAPEEKPSYSQNKFGVSFTGSPFIPGLLKASTKQFIFFNLTGQRNINPDNFYGTVPTLAERGGDFSQLTQNVSGVATAVPIYDPTTHNQFPNNVIPTARLSPQALALLNYYPAPNIALVGTQGYNYQTITTAGSNSTQAALRYVRNFGQTPTFGGGRGGGGRQGANTSKSLRQNINFNGSYSHVATDSPNIFLPLGGAGSTTGYGITAGYTIGYGRLTNNASVNWNRSNSETRNYLTNGSVNPAAEAGILVGSAAVQSNPFNYGVPTVTFSGFTGLSETSPSQSIGQTISFSDFVSWSHKKHNMRYGLDIRRVHADTFGSSNVLGSFTFTGYATESPLATAASSTSTVQQSSGAGFADFLLGLPQQSAVQAGLQKTYLRANVFDWYAQDDWRALPSLTLNYGIRYEYFSPYIEKYNHLVNLDHNASFSEIAAVEPDQVGAYGGVYPRSLVHPDRDMYSPRFGFAYRLKYLKNTVLRGGYGINYNTGQYATIAKQFAFQPPYAVTQTNIVNQQGCGTFTLANAFNCSDATVQSNYAANPGYRLGHVQIWNLVLQKTFPLGIVTNIGFNGSKGGGLDVLRAPNRTATGLLNNSAQAFNYEDSQAYSRFEALNVNVSKRLQKGVSLTANYQYGHSIDNSSSIGGASQVPAQNDLDLNAEEGNSVFDVRQQVTGTWILELPFGPNRVFFTKGGFWSKALDGFSLSGDYTFATGMYYTPRYLATVSETNTGANNSLRPDRNFAVPIAGAGSIHDWFNKDAFTAPANVYGTASRGSIEGPGKVVVDMSLSRTVQLGDTRSFEARMTAANALNTVQYSGINTTLDSPTFGQVSSTAAQRTITFIARYRF from the coding sequence GTGCGGTTGAACTGGGTCGGGTCGATGGTGGTCGCGGGGATTACGGTTCTGGCGGGGAGTGTGCGTTGCGCCGCGCAGACGGACCATCCTGTACCGAATGAGACGGTGCAGAGCCCTGCGGTGGATGCACAGCCTACTGCGCCGGTTGCGCAGGGTGGAACGATTCGCGGGACGGTGAAGGCGGGTCCGGTTCCGCTGCCGGGTGTGAGTGTGACGGCGACCAATACGTTGACGGGTAAGAGATACGCGACGACTACGGATGTTTCCGGTGCGTTTGCGATGGTGATTCCGGGCAATGGCCGGTATGTGGTGAAGACGGAGCTGGCGGCGTTTGCGAGCGACACGAAGGAGGTATTGCTGAACGCAGCGAGCCAGAATGGTGGCAAGCCGGAGCAGGTGGCGGACTTTACGATGCAGTTGGCCTCGCGTGTGGAGGCACAGCAGGCAAAGGCAGCTGCGGTGGGGACGGCCTCGACGGGGCGTGGGCTGCAATCGCTGAGCGTAAGCGGCGCGGACTCCGGGTTGTCGAACGCGAGTGCGACGGGTGGCGTTACGGGTGCGCAGATGCCGACGCTCTCTGGGATAGGCACCGGCGATGGCGCGTTCGCGACGGATTCGGTGACAGTGAGCGGACAGACGGGCCAGACGAATGGGTTGGCGACCTTCAATGAGGACGAGATTCGTCAGCGCATTCAGGATGCGGTGGCGCAGGCGCAGCGACAGGGCGGGGCGGCGGGCGATATGGCGAACGCGGTCGTGGGCATGTTGGGTGGGATGATGGGTGGTCCTGGTGGCGGATTTGGCGGAGGTCCTGGGGGTGGTGGCGGCAGAGGTGGACGCGGTGGTGGTGGCGGTTTCCGGGGAATGAATCCGACGCAGCCGCATGGAGCTATTTTTTATCAGGGCAGCAATGGTGCGCTGAATGCGACGACGTATTCGCTGACGGGCGCACCGGAGGAAAAGCCTTCGTATAGCCAGAACAAGTTTGGTGTGAGCTTTACGGGGTCGCCGTTTATTCCGGGGCTGCTGAAGGCGAGCACGAAGCAGTTTATCTTCTTCAACCTGACAGGGCAGCGGAACATCAATCCGGATAACTTTTATGGGACGGTGCCTACGCTCGCGGAGCGCGGTGGAGACTTCTCGCAGCTTACCCAGAATGTGAGCGGTGTCGCGACGGCGGTGCCGATCTACGACCCGACGACGCACAATCAGTTTCCGAACAATGTGATTCCGACGGCACGGCTTTCGCCGCAGGCTTTGGCGCTGTTGAACTACTATCCTGCGCCGAATATTGCACTGGTGGGCACGCAGGGGTACAACTACCAGACGATTACGACGGCTGGATCAAATTCGACGCAGGCGGCGCTGCGGTATGTAAGGAACTTTGGGCAGACACCGACCTTTGGCGGTGGACGCGGTGGTGGTGGGCGGCAAGGGGCGAATACGTCGAAGTCGCTGCGCCAGAATATCAACTTCAATGGAAGCTACTCGCATGTAGCAACGGATAGCCCGAATATCTTTCTTCCGCTTGGAGGCGCAGGCTCCACCACGGGGTATGGCATTACGGCGGGCTACACGATCGGGTATGGGCGGCTGACGAACAATGCTTCGGTGAACTGGAACCGGTCCAACAGCGAGACGCGGAATTATCTGACGAACGGGAGTGTAAACCCGGCAGCGGAGGCGGGCATCCTGGTTGGAAGCGCGGCGGTGCAGAGCAACCCTTTTAACTATGGGGTTCCGACAGTTACGTTCTCGGGATTTACAGGCTTGTCTGAGACGTCACCGAGTCAGTCGATTGGGCAGACGATCTCATTCAGCGACTTTGTGAGCTGGAGCCACAAGAAGCACAATATGCGCTATGGACTGGATATTCGCCGAGTCCATGCGGATACGTTTGGCTCGTCCAATGTGCTTGGTTCGTTCACCTTTACGGGGTATGCGACGGAGAGCCCTTTGGCGACTGCTGCTTCCAGCACTTCGACGGTGCAGCAGTCGAGCGGCGCGGGCTTTGCGGACTTTCTGCTTGGATTGCCGCAGCAGTCGGCGGTACAGGCTGGGTTGCAGAAGACGTATCTGCGCGCGAATGTCTTCGACTGGTATGCGCAGGATGACTGGCGAGCGCTGCCGAGTCTGACGCTGAACTACGGCATCCGCTATGAGTATTTTTCGCCGTATATCGAGAAGTACAACCACCTGGTGAACCTGGATCACAATGCATCGTTTAGTGAGATCGCAGCGGTTGAGCCGGATCAGGTCGGTGCTTACGGTGGCGTGTATCCGCGGTCGCTGGTTCATCCGGACCGGGATATGTACTCGCCGCGCTTTGGATTTGCCTACCGCTTGAAATATCTGAAGAACACGGTACTGCGTGGCGGATACGGCATCAACTACAACACGGGGCAGTATGCGACGATCGCGAAGCAGTTTGCGTTTCAGCCGCCCTATGCGGTCACGCAGACGAACATCGTGAATCAGCAGGGATGCGGCACGTTTACGCTGGCGAATGCCTTCAACTGCTCGGATGCCACGGTGCAGAGCAACTATGCTGCGAACCCTGGCTATCGTCTGGGGCATGTGCAGATATGGAATCTCGTTCTGCAAAAGACTTTTCCGCTGGGCATCGTGACGAACATCGGCTTCAACGGATCGAAGGGTGGTGGACTGGATGTGCTGCGGGCGCCGAACCGGACGGCGACCGGGTTACTGAACAACTCAGCGCAGGCGTTCAACTATGAGGACTCGCAGGCGTACTCGCGGTTCGAGGCGCTGAACGTGAATGTGAGCAAGCGACTACAGAAGGGCGTGTCACTCACGGCGAACTACCAGTATGGGCATTCGATCGATAATTCCTCTTCGATTGGTGGTGCGTCGCAGGTGCCGGCGCAGAACGATCTGGACCTGAATGCGGAGGAGGGGAATAGCGTCTTCGATGTTCGCCAACAGGTGACGGGGACGTGGATTCTCGAGCTACCCTTTGGGCCGAACCGGGTTTTCTTCACGAAGGGCGGCTTCTGGTCGAAGGCGCTCGATGGCTTCTCGCTGTCGGGCGATTACACCTTTGCGACGGGGATGTATTACACGCCGCGCTATCTTGCGACGGTCTCGGAGACCAACACGGGCGCGAACAATTCATTGCGTCCGGACCGGAACTTTGCGGTGCCGATTGCGGGCGCTGGCTCGATCCACGACTGGTTCAATAAGGATGCCTTTACTGCGCCGGCGAACGTCTATGGCACGGCTTCGCGCGGTTCGATTGAAGGACCGGGAAAGGTGGTGGTGGATATGTCGCTCTCGCGTACGGTGCAGCTGGGCGATACGCGCTCGTTCGAGGCGCGCATGACGGCGGCGAACGCCCTCAACACGGTGCAGTACTCCGGGATCAACACGACGCTCGATTCGCCGACCTTTGGGCAGGTCAGCTCGACCGCAGCGCAGCGGACGATCACCTTCATTGCACGGTACCGGTTCTAG
- a CDS encoding molybdopterin molybdotransferase MoeA, producing MDGTVLGFEEALALLLNHAGSVKAAEVEEIALLAAAGRVLAVDVVADRDQPPFDRSTRDGFAVRAEELNAGAALEVAGQIRAGEMWTGDVLAAGFTVEIMTGAPVPAGADAVVMVEHVERSAGAIRAGRTLKVGDNIVPRGSEARLGQVVLPEGSFVGAAEVALAAACGQESLRVYRRPRVAIVATGDELVELDQVPGPQQIRNSNSYALAALVAAAGGESVRLPIAPDQREAIRAAIEEGRRADLLVLSGGVSMGQYDLVEEVLGSLGAEFFFTGVRMQPGKPVVFGRLPATGEFPARFFFGLPGNPVSTQVTFHVFVEPMIRALCGAGAEGPRFVLATLAEDVAGKLGLTRLLPARLVGVEVKLVEWQGSGDLAANARANCYALLPAEREGFRAGEVIRVLLR from the coding sequence ATGGACGGAACGGTTCTCGGCTTTGAAGAGGCGCTGGCGCTGTTGCTGAACCATGCTGGCAGCGTGAAGGCTGCGGAGGTCGAGGAGATCGCGTTGCTCGCGGCTGCGGGGCGCGTGCTGGCGGTGGATGTCGTGGCTGATCGAGATCAGCCGCCGTTCGACCGTTCGACGCGGGATGGCTTTGCGGTGCGTGCGGAGGAGTTGAATGCTGGTGCGGCGCTGGAGGTTGCCGGGCAGATTCGCGCGGGGGAGATGTGGACGGGCGATGTGCTTGCTGCGGGGTTCACAGTTGAGATCATGACGGGTGCTCCTGTGCCAGCGGGAGCGGATGCGGTGGTGATGGTGGAGCATGTGGAGCGGAGTGCGGGAGCGATTCGCGCAGGCCGAACTCTCAAGGTTGGCGACAATATTGTTCCTCGGGGTAGCGAGGCTCGTTTGGGGCAGGTAGTGCTTCCTGAGGGAAGCTTTGTTGGAGCGGCGGAGGTTGCGCTGGCGGCTGCTTGTGGACAGGAGTCGCTGCGGGTGTATCGCAGACCGCGCGTTGCGATTGTGGCGACGGGCGATGAGCTTGTGGAGCTGGATCAGGTGCCGGGTCCACAGCAGATTCGGAACTCGAACAGTTATGCTCTGGCTGCGTTGGTGGCAGCAGCGGGCGGCGAATCGGTGCGACTGCCGATTGCTCCTGATCAGCGAGAGGCGATTCGGGCTGCGATCGAGGAGGGTCGACGAGCGGATCTTTTGGTGCTTTCGGGTGGGGTTTCGATGGGACAGTACGATCTGGTTGAAGAGGTGCTGGGTTCGCTGGGGGCTGAGTTTTTCTTTACCGGAGTGAGGATGCAGCCGGGAAAGCCGGTTGTCTTTGGGCGGCTTCCGGCTACGGGCGAGTTCCCTGCTCGGTTTTTCTTTGGATTGCCGGGCAATCCGGTTTCGACGCAGGTTACGTTTCACGTGTTTGTCGAGCCGATGATTCGGGCGCTTTGCGGTGCGGGAGCGGAAGGGCCGCGGTTTGTGCTGGCTACGTTGGCTGAGGATGTTGCTGGAAAGCTGGGATTGACGCGGCTGTTGCCTGCTCGGCTGGTGGGCGTCGAGGTGAAGTTGGTTGAATGGCAGGGGTCGGGTGATCTGGCGGCCAATGCTCGGGCTAACTGCTACGCGCTGCTGCCTGCGGAGCGAGAGGGTTTTCGTGCGGGTGAGGTGATTCGGGTGCTGTTGCGGTAG
- the queC gene encoding 7-cyano-7-deazaguanine synthase QueC has translation MPERNESTATTGRPKAVVCLSGGMDSCVCASLAARDFDTYAIHFSYGQRTEARELRSAQEIARLVGVRELMHLRIDLFRKIGGSALTDSSIGVPDAPPEEAAIGSEVPVTYVPFRNAHFLSAAVSWAEVLGARTVFIGAVEQDSSGYPDCRPAYYEAFNRLIEQGTKEGDIRVVTPLIELRKSEIVQLGVELGAPFHVSWSCYSGESEACGRCESCALRLRAFRQAGAVDPIPYAAT, from the coding sequence ATGCCTGAGCGGAACGAATCGACTGCGACGACCGGACGGCCGAAAGCCGTCGTTTGTCTCTCCGGGGGAATGGATTCCTGCGTGTGTGCCTCACTGGCGGCCCGCGACTTCGACACCTATGCGATCCACTTCAGCTATGGGCAGAGGACCGAGGCGCGCGAGCTGCGGTCGGCACAGGAGATCGCCCGGTTGGTGGGAGTTCGGGAGCTGATGCATCTGCGGATAGACCTCTTTCGCAAGATTGGAGGATCGGCGCTGACCGATAGCTCGATTGGGGTTCCCGATGCTCCACCTGAGGAAGCGGCGATTGGAAGCGAGGTTCCGGTGACCTATGTTCCCTTCCGCAACGCTCATTTCCTCTCGGCTGCGGTCAGTTGGGCGGAGGTTCTGGGTGCGCGGACGGTGTTTATCGGCGCGGTTGAGCAGGATAGCTCAGGCTATCCGGACTGTCGGCCAGCGTACTATGAAGCCTTCAATCGGCTGATCGAACAGGGCACCAAAGAGGGCGATATTCGAGTGGTAACGCCGCTGATTGAGCTACGGAAGAGCGAGATCGTCCAACTGGGAGTTGAACTGGGCGCTCCGTTCCATGTAAGTTGGTCATGCTATTCGGGTGAAAGCGAAGCCTGCGGCCGATGTGAAAGCTGCGCGCTTCGGCTCAGGGCGTTTCGGCAGGCGGGCGCGGTCGATCCGATTCCGTATGCTGCCACATAA
- the moaC gene encoding cyclic pyranopterin monophosphate synthase MoaC — translation MAEKLSHFDEAGQAHMVDVSAKAATRREATAAAFVELSAAVLQALPENPKGNPLEVARFAGIQAAKQTSSLIPMCHPLALSFVDVQATVVEGGVAIEATAVTTAGTGVEMEAMVAASIAALTVYDMTKALDKGIRIREVVLLRKSGGKGGEYRRSS, via the coding sequence ATGGCGGAAAAACTTTCACACTTCGATGAGGCTGGGCAGGCGCACATGGTGGATGTGAGCGCGAAGGCGGCTACGCGGCGGGAGGCTACGGCGGCGGCGTTTGTGGAGTTGTCGGCGGCGGTGTTGCAGGCTCTGCCGGAGAATCCGAAGGGGAATCCGCTGGAGGTGGCCCGGTTCGCGGGGATTCAGGCGGCGAAGCAGACGTCGAGCTTGATTCCGATGTGCCATCCGCTGGCGCTGAGCTTTGTCGATGTGCAGGCGACGGTGGTGGAGGGTGGCGTCGCGATTGAAGCGACGGCGGTTACGACGGCGGGCACGGGCGTCGAGATGGAGGCGATGGTGGCGGCTTCGATTGCGGCGCTTACGGTGTATGACATGACGAAGGCGCTCGATAAAGGCATTCGCATCCGCGAGGTGGTGCTGCTGCGAAAGAGCGGCGGTAAGGGTGGCGAGTATCGGCGGTCTTCGTAA
- the egtB gene encoding ergothioneine biosynthesis protein EgtB: MPTTSTPAPAAALLARYRAIRKATMRLCAPLSPEDMMVQSSPEASPVKWHLAHTSWFFETFVLREFVPAYQPFHPDFHWLFNSYYNSLGEMPEKKLRASFSRPPLDSILAYRAHVDAAMASLLAHTPEDEAARRIALGLEHEQQHQELIATDIKHALFTNPLHPAYRERAILPDSETIAPPQEWLAFAPGLTQVGITPDPDSIDTFAFDNETPRHTTYIAPFQLATRPVTCAEYLAFMDENGYTRPELWLAEGWTTMRAESWQAPLYWHRDPATKSGWSIYTMAGFQPLDQLSETPVCHLSFFEADAYARWAGCRLPTEFEWEYAATEALSKINCHPERSGEAAESKDLRLSAATNLSGNFVESTQLHPIPAQSKPGLQQLFGDVWEWTQSGYTGYPGYHPLPGALGEYNGKFMSSQIVLRGGSCVTPATHIRPTYRNFFGPSTRWQFSGLRLAKDAAM; this comes from the coding sequence ATGCCGACCACCTCCACTCCCGCACCCGCCGCCGCGCTCCTCGCCCGCTACCGCGCCATCCGCAAAGCCACCATGCGCCTCTGCGCGCCGCTCTCGCCCGAAGACATGATGGTACAGTCCTCGCCCGAAGCCAGCCCCGTCAAATGGCATCTCGCTCACACCAGCTGGTTCTTCGAGACCTTCGTCCTGCGCGAGTTCGTTCCCGCCTACCAGCCCTTCCATCCCGACTTCCACTGGCTCTTCAACAGCTACTACAACTCCCTCGGCGAGATGCCCGAGAAAAAACTCCGTGCCTCCTTCTCGCGCCCTCCACTCGACAGCATCCTCGCCTACCGAGCACACGTCGACGCCGCCATGGCCAGCCTCCTCGCGCACACCCCCGAGGACGAAGCCGCCCGCCGCATCGCCCTCGGCCTCGAGCACGAGCAGCAGCATCAGGAACTCATCGCCACCGACATCAAGCACGCCCTCTTCACCAACCCGCTCCACCCCGCCTATCGCGAACGAGCCATCCTCCCCGACTCCGAAACCATCGCCCCACCGCAGGAGTGGCTCGCCTTCGCCCCCGGCCTCACCCAAGTCGGCATCACCCCCGATCCCGACTCCATCGACACCTTCGCCTTCGACAACGAAACGCCGCGCCATACCACCTATATCGCGCCCTTCCAGCTCGCCACCCGCCCCGTCACCTGCGCCGAGTACCTCGCCTTCATGGACGAGAACGGCTACACCCGCCCCGAGCTCTGGCTCGCCGAAGGTTGGACCACCATGCGCGCCGAATCCTGGCAGGCCCCGCTCTACTGGCACCGTGATCCCGCAACCAAATCCGGCTGGTCCATCTACACCATGGCCGGCTTCCAGCCGCTCGACCAGCTCAGCGAGACCCCCGTCTGCCACCTCAGCTTCTTCGAGGCCGACGCCTACGCCCGCTGGGCCGGTTGTCGGCTCCCCACCGAGTTCGAATGGGAGTACGCCGCCACCGAGGCCCTATCAAAAATAAACTGTCATCCTGAGCGAAGCGGCGAAGCCGCAGAGTCGAAGGACCTGCGGTTAAGTGCCGCCACCAACCTTTCCGGCAACTTCGTAGAATCCACCCAGCTCCACCCTATCCCCGCACAATCCAAACCCGGCCTCCAACAGCTCTTCGGCGATGTCTGGGAGTGGACGCAGTCCGGCTACACCGGCTATCCCGGCTACCACCCCCTGCCCGGAGCCCTGGGTGAGTACAACGGCAAGTTCATGTCCAGCCAGATCGTCCTCCGCGGAGGCTCCTGCGTCACCCCCGCGACCCACATCCGACCCACCTATCGCAACTTCTTCGGTCCCTCCACCCGCTGGCAGTTCTCCGGCCTCCGCCTCGCCAAGGATGCAGCAATGTAA
- the egtD gene encoding L-histidine N(alpha)-methyltransferase: MSSLATAPEITQAVACEAIQGLTATPKTLSPWLFYDEAGSHLFEQITELPEYYLTRTERSILTAHADEILAQAAAGRRLTLIELGAGTATKTGLLLAAAVRRQGTVLYQPVDVSETALDEARQNIESDIPGVTVHPQVADYTTEPLQLNRPSNTRTLALYIGSSIGNFSPHDAHDVLRNLRTQLQPDDTLLLGTDLVKDVPTLLAAYNDASGTTAAFNRNILTRLNRELGTDFRIDHFHHKAIWNALESRIEMHLESSTAQRVRIPANAASTAKTIDLAAGETIHTENSYKFTPTTVATLLQSAGFTPTQTWHDPNNLFAVTLATTL, translated from the coding sequence ATGTCTTCTCTCGCGACCGCCCCCGAAATCACCCAAGCCGTCGCCTGTGAAGCCATCCAGGGACTCACCGCCACCCCTAAAACCCTCTCCCCCTGGCTCTTCTACGACGAGGCAGGCTCGCACCTCTTCGAGCAGATCACCGAGCTCCCCGAGTACTACCTCACCCGCACCGAACGCAGCATCCTCACCGCCCACGCCGACGAGATCCTCGCCCAAGCCGCCGCCGGCCGCAGGCTCACCCTCATCGAACTAGGCGCAGGCACCGCCACCAAGACCGGCCTGCTGCTCGCCGCCGCCGTCCGCCGTCAGGGCACCGTCCTCTACCAACCCGTCGACGTCTCCGAGACCGCCCTCGACGAGGCCCGCCAGAACATCGAATCCGACATCCCCGGCGTCACCGTCCATCCGCAGGTCGCGGACTACACCACCGAGCCGCTCCAACTCAACCGCCCCTCAAATACCCGCACCCTGGCTCTCTACATCGGCTCCAGCATCGGCAACTTCTCGCCGCACGACGCCCACGACGTCCTCCGCAACCTTCGCACCCAGCTCCAGCCCGACGACACCCTCCTCCTCGGAACCGACCTCGTCAAAGACGTGCCCACCCTCCTCGCCGCCTACAACGACGCCTCCGGAACCACCGCCGCCTTCAACCGCAACATCCTCACCCGCCTCAACCGCGAGCTAGGCACCGACTTCCGCATCGACCACTTCCACCACAAAGCCATCTGGAACGCTCTCGAGTCGCGCATCGAGATGCACCTCGAATCCAGCACCGCCCAGCGAGTCCGCATCCCCGCAAACGCAGCCTCCACTGCCAAAACCATCGACCTGGCCGCAGGCGAAACCATCCATACCGAAAACAGCTACAAATTCACCCCCACCACCGTCGCTACCCTCCTCCAATCCGCAGGCTTCACCCCCACCCAAACCTGGCACGACCCCAACAACCTCTTCGCCGTCACCCTGGCCACCACCCTCTAG